A window from Symbiopectobacterium purcellii encodes these proteins:
- a CDS encoding recombinase family protein — MALLGYARVSTSHQKLTLQISGLKSVGVRDDRIFTDMMSGATDEREGLQRLLARAEKDDIIICTKMDRLGRNTADMIHIVDVCYKKGIAIRFLDNGLSTEGTMGKMVIQILAAVAEAERERILERTNDGRVAAMAAGIKFGRKPHQKSAMAQELIQQKIPGKGVMEKTGISQATYYRLKRLKENK; from the coding sequence ATGGCATTACTGGGATATGCAAGAGTATCAACCAGCCATCAGAAACTGACGTTGCAGATCTCTGGGCTGAAATCTGTAGGTGTCAGGGATGACAGAATTTTTACTGACATGATGTCGGGAGCCACGGACGAACGTGAAGGGCTACAACGGTTGCTTGCCCGTGCGGAAAAAGACGACATCATCATTTGTACAAAAATGGATCGGCTTGGCCGCAATACAGCGGACATGATCCACATTGTTGACGTTTGCTATAAAAAGGGGATCGCTATTCGTTTTCTGGATAATGGTCTCAGTACTGAAGGGACTATGGGTAAAATGGTTATACAGATACTTGCGGCCGTAGCAGAAGCAGAGCGAGAGCGTATTTTGGAGCGAACTAATGATGGTCGGGTAGCTGCCATGGCTGCGGGGATTAAATTTGGTCGCAAGCCCCATCAAAAATCGGCAATGGCACAGGAGCTTATCCAGCAGAAGATACCAGGTAAAGGTGTGATGGAGAAAACTGGAATTTCCCAGGCTACCTATTATCGCCTAAAAAGGCTTAAAGAGAACAAATAG